In Zingiber officinale cultivar Zhangliang chromosome 8B, Zo_v1.1, whole genome shotgun sequence, a single genomic region encodes these proteins:
- the LOC122017454 gene encoding noroxomaritidine/norcraugsodine reductase-like isoform X2 → MSSVPEHTPISTNRWSLAGTTALVTGGSKGIGYAIVEELARLGSAVHTCARSQADLEKCLQQWRDSKLKVTGSVSDVSSPSEREKLMATVKSQFDGKLNILVNNAGTAVYKPTVEQTMEDFKLLISTNLESAFHLSQLAYPLLRACGGGSIVFVTSICGFISIDNLSVYSSTKGAMNQLARNLACEWAKDNIRTNSVAPGYIRTPLNGFVSEHEEFVARENHRVPLGRWGEPEDVAGVAAFLCLPSSGYVNGQTIVVDGGRIVNGNH, encoded by the exons ATGAGCAGCGTGCCGGAACACACTCCCATTAGCACAAACCGATGGTCTCTCGCCGGGACGACTGCTTTGGTCACCGGAGGCTCCAAGGGAATCGG GTATGCGATCGTCGAGGAGCTCGCCAGACTTGGATCGGCAGTGCACACTTGCGCCCGCAGCCAAGCAGATCTGGAGAAGTGCCTGCAACAATGGCGCGATTCCAAGCTCAAAGTCACCGGATCTGTCTCCGACGTTTCGTCCCCGAGCGAGAGAGAGAAGCTCATGGCGACGGTGAAGTCCCAATTCGACGGGAAGCTCAACATTCTG GTTAACAATGCAGGGACGGCGGTCTACAAACCGACGGTGGAGCAAACAATGGAGGATTTCAAGCTCTTGATCAGCACAAACCTGGAATCGGCGTTCCACTTGAGCCAACTTGCTTACCCTCTCCTTAGGGCTTGTGGAGGAGGCAGTATTGTGTTCGTCACCTCCATATGTGGCTTCATTTCCATAGATAATTTGTCTGTGTATTCATCGACAAAAG GAGCAATGAATCAACTGGCGAGAAATCTTGCTTGTGAATGGGCCAAAGATAACATTAGAACAAACAGTGTAGCTCCAGGGTATATCAGAACACCACTCAATGGCTTTGTAAGCGAACAT GAGGAATTTGTGGCGAGGGAGAATCATCGCGTGCCTCTCGGGCGTTGGGGGGAGCCGGAGGATGTGGCCGGCGTCGCTGCCTTCCTTTGCCTCCCTTCCTCTGGCTACGTGAATGGTCAGACCATCGTCGTCGACGGAGGTCGAATTGTGAACGGAAATCACTAA
- the LOC122017454 gene encoding noroxomaritidine/norcraugsodine reductase-like isoform X1, which translates to MSSVPEHTPISTNRWSLAGTTALVTGGSKGIGYAIVEELARLGSAVHTCARSQADLEKCLQQWRDSKLKVTGSVSDVSSPSEREKLMATVKSQFDGKLNILVNNAGTAVYKPTVEQTMEDFKLLISTNLESAFHLSQLAYPLLRACGGGSIVFVTSICGFISIDNLSVYSSTKGAMNQLARNLACEWAKDNIRTNSVAPGYIRTPLNGFTRNLWRGRIIACLSGVGGSRRMWPASLPSFASLPLAT; encoded by the exons ATGAGCAGCGTGCCGGAACACACTCCCATTAGCACAAACCGATGGTCTCTCGCCGGGACGACTGCTTTGGTCACCGGAGGCTCCAAGGGAATCGG GTATGCGATCGTCGAGGAGCTCGCCAGACTTGGATCGGCAGTGCACACTTGCGCCCGCAGCCAAGCAGATCTGGAGAAGTGCCTGCAACAATGGCGCGATTCCAAGCTCAAAGTCACCGGATCTGTCTCCGACGTTTCGTCCCCGAGCGAGAGAGAGAAGCTCATGGCGACGGTGAAGTCCCAATTCGACGGGAAGCTCAACATTCTG GTTAACAATGCAGGGACGGCGGTCTACAAACCGACGGTGGAGCAAACAATGGAGGATTTCAAGCTCTTGATCAGCACAAACCTGGAATCGGCGTTCCACTTGAGCCAACTTGCTTACCCTCTCCTTAGGGCTTGTGGAGGAGGCAGTATTGTGTTCGTCACCTCCATATGTGGCTTCATTTCCATAGATAATTTGTCTGTGTATTCATCGACAAAAG GAGCAATGAATCAACTGGCGAGAAATCTTGCTTGTGAATGGGCCAAAGATAACATTAGAACAAACAGTGTAGCTCCAGGGTATATCAGAACACCACTCAATGGCTTT ACGAGGAATTTGTGGCGAGGGAGAATCATCGCGTGCCTCTCGGGCGTTGGGGGGAGCCGGAGGATGTGGCCGGCGTCGCTGCCTTCCTTTGCCTCCCTTCCTCTGGCTACGTGA
- the LOC122017453 gene encoding noroxomaritidine/norcraugsodine reductase-like codes for MSSVPEHTPISTNRWSLAGTTALVTGGSKGIGYAIVEELARLGSAVHTCARSEADLEKCLQEWRGSKLKVTGSVCDVSSPSEREKLMATVKSQFDGKLNILVNNAGTAIFKPAMEQTPEDFKLLISTNLESAFHLSQLAYPLFKACGGGSIVFITSISAFIAWDHLSVYASTKGALNQLARNLACEWAKDNIRTNSVAPGFIKTPLVDFLLEDEEFVARENHRLPLGRLGEPEDVAGVVAFLCLPPSCYVNGQVIVVDGGRIVNGNH; via the exons ATGAGCAGCGTGCCGGAACACACTCCCATTAGCACAAACCGATGGTCTCTCGCCGGGACGACTGCTCTGGTCACCGGAGGCTCTAAGGGAATCGG GTATGCGATCGTCGAGGAGCTCGCCAGACTTGGGTCGGCGGTGCACACTTGCGCCCGCAGCGAAGCAGATCTGGAGAAGTGCCTGCAGGAATGGCGCGGTTCCAAGCTCAAAGTCACCGGATCTGTCTGCGACGTTTCCTCCCCAAGCGAGAGAGAGAAGCTCATGGCGACGGTGAAGTCCCAATTCGACGGGAAGCTCAACATTCTG GTTAACAATGCAGGGACAGCGATCTTCAAACCGGCGATGGAGCAAACCCCGGAGGATTTCAAGCTCTTGATCAGCACAAACCTGGAATCGGCGTTCCACTTGAGCCAACTCGCTTATCCTCTCTTTAAGGCTTGTGGAGGTGGGAGTATTGTGTTCATCACCTCCATCTCTGCCTTCATTGCCTGGGATCATCTGTCTGTGTATGCATCAACAAAAG GAGCATTGAATCAACTGGCGAGAAATCTTGCATGTGAATGGGCCAAAGATAACATTAGAACAAACAGTGTAGCTCCAGGATTCATAAAAACACCACTCGTTGACTTT TTGCTTGAAGATGAGGAATTTGTGGCGAGGGAAAATCATCGCTTGCCTCTTGGGCGTTTGGGGGAGCCGGAGGATGTGGCTGGCGTCGTGGCCTTCCTTTGCCTCCCTCCTTCTTGCTACGTGAATGGTCAGGTTATCGTCGTTGACGGAGGTAGAATTGTCAACGGAAATCACTAA